A part of Mycolicibacterium sp. TUM20985 genomic DNA contains:
- a CDS encoding amino acid permease — MPEGQDLSELSDDEKHLASLGYTQELNRTWSSFSNFAISFSIISILAGCFTSFGLGWNNGGPAAIAWGWPIVAAFILVIGLCMSELVSAYPTSGGIYWWASKLGGAKAGYYTGWLNLIGLIAILASVAYGAATFLDLTLGTFSEDWLAGYSLTRTFIIFLIILVAVAVINIFSSHLLAVINNVSVWWHVAGATIVIAILFLIPEQHASLSTVFGTTVNNTGFFGGETSSVGFLFFVLPISAILTQYTITGYDASAHLSEETLSAANGAAKGIWRSIFYSAIGGYILLLSFLFAVQDVDEVTSGGGAVAVIFAQAMDSKWVGIVLLISTAGQLFCTTACQTSASRMLFAFSRDRAVPGHQLWSKVSKNKIPANGVMITAALAAIITLPALVEVDINGAPVPVAFFAVVSIGVVGLYLCFAVPIYYRWKAGDSFPVGKWNLRGHHKWMAPVALVEIIVTSIIALFPTSNLGTPWDPGFEWKYVNYTPILVGTVLVLLFIYWHVSVKKWFTGPIKQVEVADPV; from the coding sequence GTGCCAGAGGGTCAAGATCTGTCGGAACTGTCCGACGACGAGAAACACCTTGCATCACTCGGCTACACCCAGGAGCTGAACCGCACCTGGTCCAGCTTCAGTAACTTCGCGATCTCGTTCTCGATCATCTCGATCCTGGCGGGCTGCTTCACGTCCTTCGGGCTCGGCTGGAACAACGGCGGACCCGCAGCCATCGCCTGGGGCTGGCCCATCGTGGCGGCCTTCATCCTCGTCATCGGGCTCTGCATGTCCGAGTTGGTGTCTGCGTATCCCACCTCCGGTGGCATCTACTGGTGGGCCAGCAAGCTCGGCGGTGCGAAGGCGGGCTACTACACCGGCTGGCTGAACCTCATCGGCCTGATCGCGATCCTGGCGTCGGTGGCCTACGGTGCCGCCACGTTCCTCGACCTCACGCTCGGCACCTTCAGCGAGGACTGGCTCGCCGGCTACAGCCTGACCAGGACGTTCATCATCTTCCTGATCATCCTGGTCGCGGTTGCCGTGATCAACATCTTCTCCAGCCATCTGCTCGCCGTGATAAACAACGTGTCGGTGTGGTGGCACGTGGCGGGTGCCACGATCGTCATCGCGATCCTGTTCCTCATTCCCGAGCAGCACGCAAGCTTGAGCACGGTCTTCGGGACCACGGTCAACAACACCGGCTTCTTCGGCGGTGAGACGTCCAGCGTCGGCTTCCTGTTCTTCGTGTTGCCGATCTCGGCGATCCTCACCCAGTACACGATCACCGGTTATGACGCGTCCGCTCATCTCTCCGAGGAGACCCTCAGCGCGGCCAACGGTGCGGCGAAGGGCATCTGGCGGTCGATCTTCTACTCCGCCATCGGTGGCTACATCCTGCTGCTGTCGTTCCTCTTCGCCGTTCAGGACGTCGACGAGGTGACGTCGGGCGGCGGCGCGGTCGCGGTGATCTTCGCCCAGGCCATGGACTCCAAGTGGGTCGGCATCGTGCTGCTGATCTCCACCGCGGGCCAGCTGTTCTGCACCACGGCCTGCCAAACCAGCGCGTCGCGGATGCTGTTCGCCTTCAGCCGCGATCGGGCGGTGCCCGGGCACCAGCTGTGGTCCAAGGTGAGCAAGAACAAGATCCCCGCCAACGGTGTGATGATCACCGCGGCGCTGGCAGCGATCATCACGCTGCCTGCCCTCGTCGAGGTGGACATCAATGGCGCACCGGTTCCGGTCGCGTTCTTCGCGGTGGTGTCGATCGGCGTCGTCGGGCTCTATCTCTGCTTCGCCGTGCCGATCTACTACCGCTGGAAGGCGGGCGACTCGTTCCCCGTCGGCAAGTGGAATCTGCGCGGACACCACAAGTGGATGGCGCCGGTCGCGCTCGTCGAGATCATCGTCACCTCGATCATCGCGCTGTTCCCCACGTCCAACCTGGGGACTCCGTGGGATCCCGGGTTCGAGTGGAAGTACGTCAACTACACCCCCATTCTGGTCGGGACCGTGCTGGTACTGCTGTTCATCTACTGGCACGTGTCGGTGAAGAAGTGGTTCACCGGTCCGATCAAGCAGGTCGAGGTCGCCGACCCCGTCTGA